In a genomic window of Cydia fagiglandana chromosome 8, ilCydFagi1.1, whole genome shotgun sequence:
- the LOC134667054 gene encoding uncharacterized protein LOC134667054 isoform X2 produces the protein MEKLFMVLVLFVIVRAVENRHHPKFGRSYEEHEVPPLKKVSCSSGSSERSALIEDARCGAPREVFVVLKPKAAHEEIHPGAVWVKRCVGLCDHVGSDSKCVPRETTIRHIPIKITNMKTGKESCSLYELEEHLSCQCCTGSPESCAASGRVFNPQPEYAVESF, from the exons atggagaaGTTGTTCATGGTTTTGGTGCTTTTTGTGATTGTGAGGGCGGTGGAGAATAGACACCACCCAAAGTTTGGCAGGAGTTACGAGGAGCATGAAGTCCCGCCTTTAAAGAAAG TATCCTGTAGCAGTGGCTCAAGCGAGAGGAGTGCTCTAATTGAGGATGCGCGATGCGGAGCACCCCGAGAAGTTTTCGTTGTACTTAAACCCAAAGCAGCTCACGAAGAG ATCCATCCGGGCGCCGTGTGGGTCAAACGCTGCGTCGGCCTCTGCGACCACGTGGGCTCGGACTCCAAATGCGTTCCTCGCGAGACAACCATCCGTCATAtacca ATAAAGATTACCAATATGAAGACTGGCAAGGAGTCGTGTTCCCTGTACGAGCTGGAGGAACACTTGTCATGCCAGTGCTGCACGGGCAGCCCTGAGAGCTGCGCGGCAAGTGGCCGGGTGTTCAACCCCC AACCCGAATATGCGGTGGAATCGTTCTAA
- the LOC134666941 gene encoding uncharacterized protein LOC134666941: MLREYDKPNLENCTFNILAHHYPPLVFSDLKPEDTFAVGIERYLVQLLLEAEHMSPNYTFVPETVEFGDITNNYTVTGIMKKLHENEVDLLFGGFSLNNKRALLFDFISIHLAFEDIFIPVTPNAELVQRWKIIYMIFEYRVWLLLLVAIFICSALLTSIDILSKCESNSSSKLLKLFGNATQNVVLKRKENLSENVIIINWLWFVFLVTCYYNTQLTSHSTFRTYEPQINEYMSLENYNLTPCFSHDMMAFIKNSEPPIIHEQYLEMDRCKTADLALDEIVKSSSKYTVTIYYKYLWWASQHPKEKSRVHVMQENMYKTHYAIFFKRGFPLLQRFERTMSRIVECGFVHAIKGRFPSDVRYASDVSGAFEVRFLTLYDLILPFCILAVGHLVALVVFIVELFHKTNKIFNVVMFQH; encoded by the coding sequence ATGTTACGCGAATACGATAAGCCTAATTTAGAAAACTGCACATTTAATATTTTGGCTCACCATTACCCACCTCTGGTATTTTCTGATCTAAAGCCAGAAGATACATTTGCGGTCGGGATAGAAAGATACCTTGTACAACTGCTACTAGAGGCTGAGCACATGTCCCCAAATTACACATTTGTGCCAGAAACTGTTGAGTTCGGTGACATAACAAATAATTATACCGTTACCGGTATAATGAAAAAATTGCACGAAAACGAAGTCGATTTGTTGTTTGGAGGATTCAGCTTGAACAACAAACGAGCGTTGTTATTCGATTTTATATCTATTCATTTAGCATTCGAAGATATTTTCATACCAGTTACCCCTAACGCAGAATTGGTGCAAAGATGGAAGATAATTTACATGATTTTTGAGTACAGGGTTTGGTTGCTTCTACTAGTTGCAATTTTTATTTGCTCAGCTCTGCTTACAAGTATTGATATCTTATCAAAATGCGAGAGCAATAGTTCGTCTAAACTGCTGAAGCTCTTTGGAAACGCAACTCAAAATGTAGTGTTAAAGCGAAAAGAAAACCTATCGGAAAATGTAATCATTATTAATTGGTTGTGGTTCGTTTTCTTAGTGACCTGTTATTACAATACGCAGTTGACAAGTCACTCGACCTTCCGAACATACGAGCCACAGATAAACGAATATATGTCTTTGGAAAATTACAATTTGACCCCATGTTTTTCACATGACATGATGGCGTTCATAAAGAATTCGGAGCCACCAATAATACATGAACAATATCTAGAGATGGATAGATGCAAGACTGCTGATCTTGCATTAGATGAGATTGTAAAATCATCGAGTAAATATACAGTTACAATATACTATAAATATCTTTGGTGGGCATCACAACACCCGAAAGAGAAAAGCCGTGTTCATGTCATGCAAGAAAACATGTACAAAACGCATTATgctatattttttaaacgtgGATTTCCTCTTCTCCAGCGGTTTGAGAGGACAATGTCTCGCATAGTTGAGTGTGGCTTTGTCCATGCTATTAAAGGGCGGTTCCCGAGCGATGTCAGATACGCAAGCGACGTCTCCGGCGCGTTTGAAGTGCGCTTTCTAACATTGTACGATCTAATTTTACCTTTCTGTATTCTGGCAGTTGGACATCTTGTTGCATTAGTAGTATTTATTGTAGAATTATTTCACAAAACgaacaaaatatttaatgttGTGATGTTCCAACATTGA
- the LOC134667054 gene encoding uncharacterized protein LOC134667054 isoform X1: MEKLFMVLVLFVIVRAVENRHHPKFGRSYEEHEVPPLKKVSCSSGSSERSALIEDARCGAPREVFVVLKPKAAHEEIHPGAVWVKRCVGLCDHVGSDSKCVPRETTIRHIPIKITNMKTGKESCSLYELEEHLSCQCCTGSPESCAASGRVFNPRKCACQCPNLEERRNCLAKNPNMRWNRSKCACEARRRIR, encoded by the exons atggagaaGTTGTTCATGGTTTTGGTGCTTTTTGTGATTGTGAGGGCGGTGGAGAATAGACACCACCCAAAGTTTGGCAGGAGTTACGAGGAGCATGAAGTCCCGCCTTTAAAGAAAG TATCCTGTAGCAGTGGCTCAAGCGAGAGGAGTGCTCTAATTGAGGATGCGCGATGCGGAGCACCCCGAGAAGTTTTCGTTGTACTTAAACCCAAAGCAGCTCACGAAGAG ATCCATCCGGGCGCCGTGTGGGTCAAACGCTGCGTCGGCCTCTGCGACCACGTGGGCTCGGACTCCAAATGCGTTCCTCGCGAGACAACCATCCGTCATAtacca ATAAAGATTACCAATATGAAGACTGGCAAGGAGTCGTGTTCCCTGTACGAGCTGGAGGAACACTTGTCATGCCAGTGCTGCACGGGCAGCCCTGAGAGCTGCGCGGCAAGTGGCCGGGTGTTCAACCCCCGTAAGTGCGCCTGCCAATGTCCAAATCTCGAGGAGCGCCGCAACTGCCTCGCTAAG AACCCGAATATGCGGTGGAATCGTTCTAAATGCGCTTGTGAAGCGCGAAGACGGATAAGATAA